The genome window TGGTATCGATCAGACGATCTGCTTCTATCATGAGAGTTCCTGCTTAAAACGGCATTAAATCATACTGCGCAGCGCGAGTTTGATTAGCTGTTCACTGCTCATATCGGCTTGCTTAATTTTTTGTACTGCTTTACTGGCTTGTAACTGACTATAACCCAAAGCCACTAACGCACTGATCGCATCCTGCTCAGCACTTTCCACCAATTCAAACGAATCGACTTCATCGCCGGCAAGCACTAAGTGGTCGGTGACTGGAGTGCTGATATTCAGCCCCCAGTCTTTTAAACGATCACGCATTTCAATCAATAAACGCTCTGCCGTTTTTTTACCAACACCAGGCAATTTCACCAACGTGCTGATGTCATCGTGCTGTACACAACGGACAAACTGCTGGGCTGACAGACCAGATAAGATAGTAAGAGCTAACTTAGGCCCTATGCCATTGGCTTTTATCAGTTGGCGAAATAAAGCACGCTCTGTGCTGGTGTGAAACCCATATAAAAGCTGTGCATCTTCCCGCACAACAAAGTGGGTGTAGATCACAGCTTCTTTACCAACCTCGGGCAATTTATAAAAACTGGTTAAAGGCAGCTGTACTTCGTAACCCACACCAGCCACATCAATGAGTAAATCCGGCGCCTGCTTTTCTAAAATAACACCACGTAATAATCCAATCACAGTCAAAAGCTCCGGTATTCAAAAAATCAGCGCAGGCGGCCGCGCACCGTTTTGGTAGCCTGCCCTGCCATATGCAATAAACTTTGGTGAGTATGCCCGTGACACATAGCCACGGCAAGGGCATCGGCAGCATCGGCTTGCGGATTGCCTGGCAATTTCAGTAAGGTGCGGATCATATGCTGCACCTGAGTTTTGTCAGCAGCGCCTGTACCCACCACAGCCTGTTTAACCTGACGGGCTGAGTATTCAAACACTTCGAGACCCGCATTTTTCGCAGCCACTATAGCAGCACCACGGGCTTGCCCGAGTTTTAAAGCTGAGTCTGGGTTTCGTGCCATAAACACCTGCTCTATCGCAAAGACATCAGGCTGGGTTTGTTGAATTATTTCGCTGACACCATCAAAAATTTGTTTTAACCGATCAGGTATATCGTTTAGCGTTAAGCGGATACAGCCACTGGCGATGTATTCGAATTTCTGCCCTGTCTGGCGAACAACCCCGTAGCCCGTTAAACGGCTGCCGGGGTCAATACCAAGGATAATAGCCATTAAGGCACTAACGCCATGACGTCATCCGCAATGTCGGCATTGTGGTAGACGTTTTGCACATCGTCGAAATCTTCCAGCATGTCAATGAGCTTAAAAAACTTCACCACATGATCAGCATCTATTTCAGCTTTCACTGAAGGCACCATGGTGATTTCAGCGTCGTCCGCCACTAACTTTGCGGCCTCTAAGGCTTCACGCACATCGTTAAAGCTCTCAGGGCTGGTGATGACTTCAATACTGCCATCCTCATGACTGACCACATCTTCAGCACCAGCTTCAAGGGCTATGTCCAGCACCTGATCTTCAGATAAACCAGGTGCAAAAGAGATGATGCCTTTTTTACTGAATAAATAGCTGACAGAGCCTGCAGTGCCCATATTGCCGTATTTGGTGAAAGCGCTGCGAACATCCGCCACAGTACGTTTATGGTTGTCGGTCAGGGTTTCTACTACGATAGCGACACCACAAGGGCCGTAGCCTTCATACACCAGCTCTTCATAATTGCTGCCGTCCTGCTCACCAGCGCCCCGTTTAATAGCACGGTCTATCGCATCCCGGGTCATATTATTCAAAAGCGCTTTAGCAACTGCAGTGCGTAAACGAGGATTGGCATCGACATCAGGACTGATACGGGCTGACACAGTCAGCTCGCGAATAAGTTTGGTGAAAATCTTGACCCGTTTGGCATCCTGACGAGCCTTACGGTGCTTCATGTTAGCCCATTTACTATGACCAGCCATCAGCATCAAACTCCATTGTAATTATAAAAGTGAAGCGGCCTTAGCCGCTTCAACATACTTCATCATAAGCGCGCAATAAAGAGTTGCGGCACTTCGTCAGTTATTGTTTTTTAACCACCTGAATACCCAGCTCGGCCAGTTGAGCCGGATTGGCTTCGCCTGGTGCGTCCGTCAGCGGACAAGCAGCCGTGGCAGTTTTTGGGAAAGCCATCACGTCACGGATAGAGGTAGCACCTGTCATCAACATCACCAGACGGTCTAAACCAAAAGCTAAACCCGCATGTGGTGGCGCACCATAACGTAAAGCTTCCAGTAAGAAACCAAATTTCTCAGCCGCTTCTTCATCACTGATGCCCAGTAACTGGAATACTTTCGCTTGTACATCCGGGGTATGGATACGTACAGAACCACCACCTAACTCAGTACCGTTGAGGACCATATCGTATGCATTGGATAACAGCGCTCTGTGATCCAGCTTGTCCATTTCGGTCGCCAGGAATTCAGCTGTGTCCAAAGGAGAAGTGAACGGATGGTGTACCGCAGAAAAGCTGCCATCATCGTTTTCTTCAAACATTGGGAAGTCCACAACCCACAATGGTTTCCAGCCCTGAACTGTTAAGCCTAAATCTTCACCTAACTTCAGACGTAAAGCGCCCATAGCTTCACAGACCACTTTGTAGCTGTCAGCACCGAAGAAAATTAAATCGCCAGTAGTCGCCTGAGTTCGGCTTAAAATTTCGCTGATAATTTCAGGCGTTAAAAACTTGGCAACAGGTGACTGAATACCCTCAGCGCCCGCATTAATATCGTTCACTTTTAACCAGGCCAGACCTTTAGCGCCGTAAATGCCAACAAAAGCTGTGTAATTGTCGATGTCTTTACGGGACACTTTTTCAGCAGCGCCAGGTACTTTTAACGCAACAACACGGCCTTTGTTATCGTTAGCCGGGCCTGAGAATACTTTAAATTCCACGTCTTTTACTAAGTCAGCGACATCAACAAACTGCATTGGGTTACGCAGGTCTGGTTTGTCTGAGCCGTATAAACGCATGGCTTCGTTGTACGTCATGCGTGGCATTTTGCCTAAATCGACATCCAGCAGTTGCAGGAACATCTGATGCACCATCTGCTCTGTGACTTCCATCACTTGCTCTGACGTCATGAACGAAGTTTCGATATCAATCTGAGTAAATTCCGGCTGACGGTCAGCACGTAAATCTTCGTCACGGAAACATTTAACGATTTGGTAATAGCGGTCCAGGCCAGCCATCATCAGCAATTGTTTAAATAGCTGAGGCGATTGCGGCAAAGCAAAAAACTGACCTTTGTGCGTGCGGCTTGGCACTAAATAGTCACGGGCACCTTCTGGAGTGGCTTTAGTCAGAATCGGTGTTTCAACGTCTAAAAAGCCATGACTGTCCATAAAGTTACGTACAAAGCTGGTCACTTTGGCGCGGAACTTTAAACGGTCGCTCATCAAAGGACGGCGTAAATCAATGTAGCGGTATTTTAAGCGCTGCTCTTCGCTGTTGTTCTGGTTTGGATCCAGCGGTATAGGCGCTGATTTATTCAGAATAGTCAGGCTGGAAGCATAAACCTCCACTTCACCTGTGGCCATTTCGCTATTAATTTGAGATTCAGGACGGGCACGCACTGTACCAGTTAATTGCACACAGTACTCATTGCGTAAATCGGCAGCCTGAGTGAATAAGTCAGTGAGTTCCGGATCAAAAAATACCTGAACCAGGCCTTCGCGGTCGCGCAGGTCAATAAAAATCAAACCACCTAAATCACGACGGCGGTTAACCCAACCACATAATGAAACCTGTTGACCAATGTTTTCTGCCTTTAATGAACCGCAATAATGGCTACGCATTAACTTATCCTTTCAGTCGAACTGTAATCTGCCTGCGAAAATGAGCGCTAATTATATAGAAAAGACGATTAATGTCACTGCCCTTAGAGCCTGTTGATGTTCCGATGTCGAATTTTATTTGCCGGAGCAGTACTTTGCTTGTAAAACGAGGACTAGCGACTGAACCTATATTGGCTTTTGCCTTGCTGTTTCACCTGATACATCAACTTGTCGGCAGACTTTAATAAAGTTGCCGCATCTGTACCATCATGCGGGTAAATGGCAATACCTATACTGGCTCCAACTGTAGCCTGACAGGCAGACAACATCAGCGGTTCTTGCAGATACAATAAAATCTTTTCAGCCACTATGGCAGCATCATCTCTGTCGACCAGCCCTGTTAATAAAATAACAAACTCGTCACCGCCAAAACGGGCCACCGTATCGGTTTTTCTCACACAATGACTTAACAAAGCCGACAACTTCACCAGCATTTCATCACCCAAATCATGGCCATGTTGGTCATTCACCTGCTTAAAACCGTCTAAATCAATAAACATCAGCGCTAACATTTCGTTATGACGGGCGTGCTGGTGCAATGCCGTTTGCAGACGTTCAATCAGCAAGCTGCGGTTTGGTAGCTGAGTTAAATCATCGTGCCCCGCCATAAATCGCATCTTTTCTTCCACTTTACGGCGCAGATTGACTTCACGACGCAACGAAAAATTCCAGATCAAAAAGCCAATGATCACAACCAGAGACAAACCTGCAATTTGTAACACCAGGGTAAAAACTCTATTCTGATCCAGCCCTTGTTTAATCTCCAGATTCAACCATTTGTCCTGCAGACTTTTCCTGTCAGCATCGTTAATGGTTTTGATGCCTTTATTGAGGATCACCAACAATTCCGGCAAATCTTTGTGCACGCCAAAATAAGAGGGATACACAGGTAAGTCTGTTGGTAAATAAGCCCGTAAATTGACATAACGTGGGTCACGCATGGCGATACCGGAGGCCACCACAGTATCCAACACAAAATCAGCTCTGCCAGCCACCACCATTTCAAGACCCTGGCTTAAGTTGTCGACTTCTATCACCTGGTGCTGCGGAAAATCTTTTTTTAACTGTTTTACAAACTGATATTCACGCATGATGGCAATACGCTGAGCTGGCATCAAGGCCACTTTAGCGTCAAATTGCGCATCATGTTTGCCTATCATAATCCACTGTAAAGTCCAGTAATCCAGACTAAAAGAGCTGAAACTGCGCCGCTCTGGTAAGTCGGAAATATTCGCCACCATCTGCAACTTCCCGCTTTTATAATCTTGCAGCAGCAAGTCCCAGTCTTTGTAAGGTGTCGGAACAAACTGTACATCTAAGCGTTGATTCAACAATTTCAGGATGTCCGCGGTAATGCCCTGAGCTTCGCCTTTTTCATCAACAAACTCCACCGGACGCCAATCGCTCATGACTCCAACGCGGATCTGCTGATGCTGATTTAACCACTGCCGCTCCGCTGTAGTTAATGGCACTTTGTCACGGAAGGTCTGAAAATAAGCCCCGGCCTCTTTACTTAGCCACCGGTTTTCAATCTTGACCATTTCATCCAGACTGATTTGAGAAAAGCCTTGCTGGATATTTTGATACAAGTCATCTTCATTGGTGCGGATCAATGAATACACTGCAGATTCATAACGAATGCCGGGAAATAACTTAAAACTGCCCTGACTACTGCTTTGCACCAAACGCTCCCGTGTAATGACATCAGAAGCTAAAAAACCAGTCAGCTGCTTTTTTAGTACAGCCTCAATCATCTGATCCACAGTAGCAAAAACTTTGATCTTTGCATCCGGAAACTGCTGCTGTAATTGCGGACGAAAGCTGGCCGTGTGTAACAAGCCCAAAGTGGCATTTTTCAGTTGAGCTGCATCTGTCAGATCTGATGCGCTGTCATAGAACAGTGAGGAATAAATGTTATATAAGTGGTAAGCAGGCTTTAAACCTGCGAACTTTTCGGCGTTTTCGACCTGCGCCATTTGTACGTCAATACGACCTTTGCGTAAATAAGCTAAGGAGTCTTCAGACTGATTAGGTACGAAGCTCACTGCTATGCCGGTTTTCTTCGACCATAAACGCCATAAATCTACAAAAATCCCCTGCACATCCCCAATAGAACTGACATGCATATAAGGCTGATTTCCGATCGAAACCCCAATTAATAAGGTATCAGGATCGGTATCTACACTAAGCCACTGCCGTTCCAACTGATCTCTGAAAGCCAGGTCAACCCCAGCTGTAGCGTCCACTAAGGCCTGTAACAACAGCGGTTGATCCTTTCTGACCGCAAAAGTCAGTTCAATTTTCCGTACCGGCACTTTTTTATAGACAGGATACATAGCCATCAGTTGTAAGTAGTCAGCGTAACGGGGAGGTAATCTGTCCAGTCCGGTAAAGGCCTTAATTTCGCCTCTTAATGCCGAGTCGTACATCTGCGATACAGACGAATACCGTTTTAGCACCAGGTCGGCTTGTTGCTGTGTCAGGCTGTCAATATGGGTTGAGCGCTCAACCACTCCCACCAGATGAGGCTTTAAGTCAGATAAATTATGTACTCCGGTTAAATCACGATGCACAAAGACATTACTGAAGATATCCAGATAACTCTGGCCTAACAGATACTGCTGTTCACGATCGACGGTACGGCCAAGGCCACCATGCAAATCGATGGCACCAGAATCCAGCATACTCAAGGTATCTGCCCAGTCAGCCGCAATAAATTCGACCTTCACACCTGCTTGTCTGGCAACTTCCCGCCAGTAGTCCACGACCAGACCTGCGGGCTGACTCTGCTCGTTAACAAACATATATGGATAAGTGTCGCTGGATATGCCTATTTTCAGCGATGCAGGAAGAGCGCTGACCACCGCAGCGCTTTGAGCCTGAGCAGTACAGCCTGTAAGTAACACAAACAACAGAATCAGCTTTTTAATCATGTTCAGGACAGTGATCTTTACCTTGGGTTAAGATGTCGAATACAGCGATAATACGCAACTCATTTATAACAGTACTTTTGACAACGGAAATCGCAGATGCTTTATCTTGGCTGCCCGGTCTGGGCTAATCCTCAGTGGAAAAACCTGATATTTAACAGCAAACTGGAGCCTTCCGAGTTTCTTGCTAACTATAGTAGGTATTTCAACTCTGTAGAGGGTAATACCAGTTTTTATGCCGATCCGTCGGCGCAAACTGTGGCGCGCTGGGCAGAGCAAAGCAGCGAAAACTTTCGTTTTACCTTAAAAGTACCTAAGCGTTTAAGTCATCAATTCCAGCAGTTTCAGACGGAAGAATTACAACTCTGGCTTGATTTGATAGCCCCTCTTGCTGACAAACTCGCCCTGGTGCATTTACAGTTGCCTGCCTTTTTTTCACCGGAGCATTTAAGCTGGCTGAAACAGATGCTTAACACTTTATGCTCATCCTTTTCTGTTGCTGTTGAAGTGCGTCATCCGGTATTTTTTGACAAAGCAGAGCATGAAATTACTCTGAACCGTTTATTACGTGACTTTGATGCAGAGCGGGTGATTTTTGACAGCAGAGCGTTATTTTCTGTACCTGCCACTACTGCAGCTTTACTGGATGCGCAGCGTAAAAAACCTTATTTGCCGGTGCATGCTGTGGCGTTAACTAAACAGCCGATGCTGCGTTTTGTCGGTACGGACGATATGGCCGTGAATCAGCATTATTATCAGCCCTGGCTGGGTAAAATGAGGCAGTGGCTGGATGAAGGTAAAACGCCTTTTTGTTTTTTTCATAGCCCGGATAATTTAACAGCCCCGGTATTGGCGCGGCAATTTGTGATGGATTTGGGGATAGATCACCCAATACTGGCGCCCTGGCCACAGGATCAGACCCAACTAAGCTTGCTTTGATTTCGTCTTAAAGTCGAAATACGTTAAACTATCCGCCAATTACAGGTATGAAGTTGTTCCGCTGATGCAAAAAGATCATATTTACGCTGACCCTCTGGGCCATATTCAGGATTTTTGTTTTGACTCTGCCGTGGTGGATGTCTTTCCGGACATGATCCAACGCTCTGTGCCTGGCTATCAAACTATCATTCAAACCATAGGTAAACTGACCAGCCGTTTTCAGCAGGCCAACAGCAATTATTACGATTTAGGCTGCTCTTTGGGCGCCGCCAGTTTAGCCATGCGCCGTCAGATCACTGAACCTGGTTGTCAGTTGATTGGCGTCGACAACAGTGCCGCTATGGTCGAGCGATGCACCAGCCACTTACAAGCTTTTCGCTCTGATGTGCCAGCCACTGTATTACTGGCTGATATCCGTGATATTCCTATGGAAAACGCCGCTGTGGTCGTCAGTAATTTCACTTTGCAGTTTCTGGCCAAAGAAGACAGAGCCCGCCTGATTGAACGTATCTATAAAGCACTCAAGCCTGGTGGTATTTTTGTATTGTCAGAAAAAATTATCGAAACTGATGCCACAACCCATGAATTGTTGATTGATTTACACCATGACTTCAAACGCGCTAATGGCTATAGCGAGCTGGAAATCAGTCAAAAACGCACGGCTCTTGAAAATGTGATGCGCCCTGACAGCCTGGCCGAACATAAAGCCCGACTGTCAGCCGCAGGTTTTGAACATATCAGTTTATGGTTTCAGTGCTTTAACTTCTGCTCTATGGTGGCCATTAAAGCAGAGGCGCAACGATGAGCCGTTTTCAGAGTTTTTATCAGCAAATAGCAGGCAATAAGCTACTACACTGGCTGGAAACCCTACCCGCTAAATTAAAAAGCTGGGAGCAGGAGGCTTTGCATGGTGACTTTAAGCAGTGGCAAAAAGTACTGGATCACTTGCCTGTTGCAGCCAAAAGCTGTGTCGAATTAAAAAATAAAGTCGAATTTGGCCAGCCTGAAGACTTAAACCATGGTCAAAAACAACGGCTTGAAGTCTTGTTACGCCAGTTAATGCCATGGCGCAAAGGCCCTTTTACGCTGCATGGGTTAAACATAGATACCGAATGGCGCTCCGACTGGAAATGGGACAGAGTTCTGCCTCATATCAGCTCGCTGCAACACAGAACAGTGCTGGATGTCGGTTGTGGCAGCGGTTATCACTTATGGCGCATGAAAGGTGAAGGTGCAGAATTTGTCGTAGGCATTGACCCTTCACAGCTATTTTATTGCCAGTTTGAAGCCATTAAACATTTTAATCCTGACCCGACAGTGCATTTATTGCCGGTCGGCATAGATGATATGCCGGAGCTAAAAGCTTTTGATACGGTGTTTTCTATGGGCGTGTTGTATCACCGTCGCTCCCCTATCGACTTTTTGGCACAGCTGAAGCAACAGCTGCGTCCGGGTGGCGAACTGGTGCTGGAGACGTTAGTCATTGAAGGCGATGAGCAAGCCGTGTTAGTGCCAACTGATCGCTACGCTAAAATGCGCAATGTCTGGTTTATCCCAAGCACTGCAGCTTTGTTACTCTGGCTACAGCGGGTTGGCTTTAAAGACGCCAAAGTAGTGGATTTATCGGTGACAAGTCTGGATGAACAACGTAAAACCGGATGGATGGAAAACGAAAGTCTGATTGATTTTCTTGACCCAACTGATCATAGTAAAACCATTGAAGGCTACCCTGCACCGCTGCGTGCTGTGATAGTAGCTCAGGCTTAAATTAAAGGAACTTCCATGCCGTACCGCCCCAAGTCAACCATGGAACAATGGCGCATACTGCAAGCTGTGGTGGATGCGGGGGGCTATGCGCAGGCAGCCGACTTACTGAATAAAAGTCAGTCATCATTAAATCATGCGGTGGCAAAACTGCAATATCAGTTGGGTGTGGAGCTGCTGGAAGTCAAAGGTCGCAAAGCATTTTTAACATCTGCTGGCGAAGTGATGTTACGCCGCTCCCGCTTATTAACCCAACAAATTGAAGATCTGGAGCTATTAGCCTCTAATATTAATGTAGGCTGGGAGCCAGAAATTCGCATCGCGGTAGAGCTGGTCTATCCAAAGCAAATACTTTACCGCGCTTTGGCAAAATTTCATCCTATCTCCCGTGGCAGCCGCATTCAGATTATTGATACAGTGATCACC of Rheinheimera sp. MM224 contains these proteins:
- the ruvC gene encoding crossover junction endodeoxyribonuclease RuvC, whose protein sequence is MAIILGIDPGSRLTGYGVVRQTGQKFEYIASGCIRLTLNDIPDRLKQIFDGVSEIIQQTQPDVFAIEQVFMARNPDSALKLGQARGAAIVAAKNAGLEVFEYSARQVKQAVVGTGAADKTQVQHMIRTLLKLPGNPQADAADALAVAMCHGHTHQSLLHMAGQATKTVRGRLR
- the cmoB gene encoding tRNA 5-methoxyuridine(34)/uridine 5-oxyacetic acid(34) synthase CmoB yields the protein MSRFQSFYQQIAGNKLLHWLETLPAKLKSWEQEALHGDFKQWQKVLDHLPVAAKSCVELKNKVEFGQPEDLNHGQKQRLEVLLRQLMPWRKGPFTLHGLNIDTEWRSDWKWDRVLPHISSLQHRTVLDVGCGSGYHLWRMKGEGAEFVVGIDPSQLFYCQFEAIKHFNPDPTVHLLPVGIDDMPELKAFDTVFSMGVLYHRRSPIDFLAQLKQQLRPGGELVLETLVIEGDEQAVLVPTDRYAKMRNVWFIPSTAALLLWLQRVGFKDAKVVDLSVTSLDEQRKTGWMENESLIDFLDPTDHSKTIEGYPAPLRAVIVAQA
- the aspS gene encoding aspartate--tRNA ligase produces the protein MRSHYCGSLKAENIGQQVSLCGWVNRRRDLGGLIFIDLRDREGLVQVFFDPELTDLFTQAADLRNEYCVQLTGTVRARPESQINSEMATGEVEVYASSLTILNKSAPIPLDPNQNNSEEQRLKYRYIDLRRPLMSDRLKFRAKVTSFVRNFMDSHGFLDVETPILTKATPEGARDYLVPSRTHKGQFFALPQSPQLFKQLLMMAGLDRYYQIVKCFRDEDLRADRQPEFTQIDIETSFMTSEQVMEVTEQMVHQMFLQLLDVDLGKMPRMTYNEAMRLYGSDKPDLRNPMQFVDVADLVKDVEFKVFSGPANDNKGRVVALKVPGAAEKVSRKDIDNYTAFVGIYGAKGLAWLKVNDINAGAEGIQSPVAKFLTPEIISEILSRTQATTGDLIFFGADSYKVVCEAMGALRLKLGEDLGLTVQGWKPLWVVDFPMFEENDDGSFSAVHHPFTSPLDTAEFLATEMDKLDHRALLSNAYDMVLNGTELGGGSVRIHTPDVQAKVFQLLGISDEEAAEKFGFLLEALRYGAPPHAGLAFGLDRLVMLMTGATSIRDVMAFPKTATAACPLTDAPGEANPAQLAELGIQVVKKQ
- a CDS encoding YebC/PmpR family DNA-binding transcriptional regulator; the protein is MAGHSKWANMKHRKARQDAKRVKIFTKLIRELTVSARISPDVDANPRLRTAVAKALLNNMTRDAIDRAIKRGAGEQDGSNYEELVYEGYGPCGVAIVVETLTDNHKRTVADVRSAFTKYGNMGTAGSVSYLFSKKGIISFAPGLSEDQVLDIALEAGAEDVVSHEDGSIEVITSPESFNDVREALEAAKLVADDAEITMVPSVKAEIDADHVVKFFKLIDMLEDFDDVQNVYHNADIADDVMALVP
- the ruvA gene encoding Holliday junction branch migration protein RuvA; the encoded protein is MIGLLRGVILEKQAPDLLIDVAGVGYEVQLPLTSFYKLPEVGKEAVIYTHFVVREDAQLLYGFHTSTERALFRQLIKANGIGPKLALTILSGLSAQQFVRCVQHDDISTLVKLPGVGKKTAERLLIEMRDRLKDWGLNISTPVTDHLVLAGDEVDSFELVESAEQDAISALVALGYSQLQASKAVQKIKQADMSSEQLIKLALRSMI
- a CDS encoding DUF72 domain-containing protein produces the protein MLYLGCPVWANPQWKNLIFNSKLEPSEFLANYSRYFNSVEGNTSFYADPSAQTVARWAEQSSENFRFTLKVPKRLSHQFQQFQTEELQLWLDLIAPLADKLALVHLQLPAFFSPEHLSWLKQMLNTLCSSFSVAVEVRHPVFFDKAEHEITLNRLLRDFDAERVIFDSRALFSVPATTAALLDAQRKKPYLPVHAVALTKQPMLRFVGTDDMAVNQHYYQPWLGKMRQWLDEGKTPFCFFHSPDNLTAPVLARQFVMDLGIDHPILAPWPQDQTQLSLL
- a CDS encoding transporter substrate-binding domain-containing protein, coding for MIKKLILLFVLLTGCTAQAQSAAVVSALPASLKIGISSDTYPYMFVNEQSQPAGLVVDYWREVARQAGVKVEFIAADWADTLSMLDSGAIDLHGGLGRTVDREQQYLLGQSYLDIFSNVFVHRDLTGVHNLSDLKPHLVGVVERSTHIDSLTQQQADLVLKRYSSVSQMYDSALRGEIKAFTGLDRLPPRYADYLQLMAMYPVYKKVPVRKIELTFAVRKDQPLLLQALVDATAGVDLAFRDQLERQWLSVDTDPDTLLIGVSIGNQPYMHVSSIGDVQGIFVDLWRLWSKKTGIAVSFVPNQSEDSLAYLRKGRIDVQMAQVENAEKFAGLKPAYHLYNIYSSLFYDSASDLTDAAQLKNATLGLLHTASFRPQLQQQFPDAKIKVFATVDQMIEAVLKKQLTGFLASDVITRERLVQSSSQGSFKLFPGIRYESAVYSLIRTNEDDLYQNIQQGFSQISLDEMVKIENRWLSKEAGAYFQTFRDKVPLTTAERQWLNQHQQIRVGVMSDWRPVEFVDEKGEAQGITADILKLLNQRLDVQFVPTPYKDWDLLLQDYKSGKLQMVANISDLPERRSFSSFSLDYWTLQWIMIGKHDAQFDAKVALMPAQRIAIMREYQFVKQLKKDFPQHQVIEVDNLSQGLEMVVAGRADFVLDTVVASGIAMRDPRYVNLRAYLPTDLPVYPSYFGVHKDLPELLVILNKGIKTINDADRKSLQDKWLNLEIKQGLDQNRVFTLVLQIAGLSLVVIIGFLIWNFSLRREVNLRRKVEEKMRFMAGHDDLTQLPNRSLLIERLQTALHQHARHNEMLALMFIDLDGFKQVNDQHGHDLGDEMLVKLSALLSHCVRKTDTVARFGGDEFVILLTGLVDRDDAAIVAEKILLYLQEPLMLSACQATVGASIGIAIYPHDGTDAATLLKSADKLMYQVKQQGKSQYRFSR
- the cmoA gene encoding carboxy-S-adenosyl-L-methionine synthase CmoA produces the protein MQKDHIYADPLGHIQDFCFDSAVVDVFPDMIQRSVPGYQTIIQTIGKLTSRFQQANSNYYDLGCSLGAASLAMRRQITEPGCQLIGVDNSAAMVERCTSHLQAFRSDVPATVLLADIRDIPMENAAVVVSNFTLQFLAKEDRARLIERIYKALKPGGIFVLSEKIIETDATTHELLIDLHHDFKRANGYSELEISQKRTALENVMRPDSLAEHKARLSAAGFEHISLWFQCFNFCSMVAIKAEAQR